The [Bacillus] selenitireducens MLS10 genome includes a region encoding these proteins:
- a CDS encoding TAXI family TRAP transporter solute-binding subunit — translation MNKKGTGLIALAAAGSILLAACGDGNDTAEVSSLQLGTGSTGGTYYPLGTEMANVINNNVEGYDGFDLSAVSSGASVDNLSNIAQGEFELGMTVHLPALDALTGDGDFEGVEIDNFGFMGHIYPEVMQIVTTEDSGIESIADLEGMRVAIGPPGSGTQAAAKLILEAYGLEDGDYDAYEEGFGDAAGRIQDGNLDASFGLLGLPAGSIDELSISADIQMISLSDEGLGYIEENSGYEAFTIPADSYDFLEEDIQAITAYAVLVGSTDTIDEDLGYEITRALFDNAGSVSHAQGEHLTLENALNGSDGLPMHPGAERYFQEQGLLD, via the coding sequence ATGAACAAAAAAGGAACAGGCCTCATCGCATTGGCCGCAGCCGGAAGCATTCTACTTGCAGCTTGCGGGGACGGTAATGACACTGCTGAAGTAAGCAGCCTTCAGCTTGGTACTGGTTCAACCGGCGGTACATATTACCCGCTCGGTACAGAAATGGCCAACGTCATTAACAATAACGTCGAAGGCTATGACGGGTTTGATCTCAGTGCCGTGTCATCCGGTGCATCTGTTGACAACCTGTCGAATATCGCACAGGGCGAATTTGAACTCGGTATGACGGTTCACCTGCCTGCATTGGATGCATTAACAGGAGACGGTGACTTTGAAGGTGTTGAGATCGACAATTTCGGCTTCATGGGTCATATCTATCCTGAGGTAATGCAGATTGTCACAACTGAAGACAGCGGCATTGAATCGATCGCAGACCTTGAAGGTATGCGCGTTGCCATTGGACCACCGGGAAGCGGCACACAGGCAGCTGCGAAATTGATCCTCGAAGCATACGGACTTGAAGACGGCGATTACGATGCGTACGAAGAAGGATTTGGTGACGCAGCCGGCCGTATTCAGGACGGTAACCTTGACGCTTCTTTTGGTCTTCTCGGTCTTCCGGCCGGAAGCATCGACGAACTGTCTATCTCAGCTGATATTCAGATGATTTCACTGAGCGATGAGGGCCTTGGTTATATTGAGGAAAACTCCGGTTACGAGGCGTTCACGATTCCTGCAGATTCATATGATTTCCTTGAGGAAGACATCCAGGCAATTACGGCATACGCTGTTCTTGTCGGGTCGACTGACACGATTGATGAAGATCTCGGTTATGAAATTACCCGTGCTCTTTTCGATAATGCCGGCAGTGTTTCTCATGCACAAGGTGAGCACCTCACACTTGAAAATGCACTGAACGGTTCAGACGGCCTGCCAATGCACCCAGGTGCTGAACGTTACTTCCAGGAACAGGGTCTCCTTGACTGA
- a CDS encoding MATE family efflux transporter: MTEAQKKTASKMTLFAITWPIFIEILLHMLMGNADTLMLSQYDDDSVAAVGVSNQIMSVIIVMFGFVAAGTTILIAQNLGAKKYERAGIIAVVSIVANIFLGLLLSIGLFLFGEQILTLMNIPEELIDIALIYLQIVGGFAFVQALIMTLSAVIKSHGFTKDAMYVTLGMNVLNVIGNYIFIFGAFGAPELGATGVAMSTAFSRALGTVVLFAVLYRRVQGDLPWKKTFSTFPKQEFADLFRIGIPAAGEQLSYNASQMVITYFIASMGTVALTTRVYTINIVMFAFLFSIAIGQGTQILVGHMIGEKRYEDAYQRAMKSLGIGAGVSVFVSFLFMVFSDQLFSIFTDNQDIIQLGGILLIITVILEPGRAANLIIINTLRAAGDVRYPVYIGILSMWGVAVLVSYMAGIWFGLGLIGIWIAMTLDEWLRGLLMIRRWRQGKWRNMSFVDRNEQKADNE; encoded by the coding sequence ATGACTGAAGCTCAAAAGAAAACTGCATCAAAAATGACGTTATTCGCCATTACATGGCCTATATTTATTGAAATTCTGTTACATATGCTGATGGGGAATGCAGACACGCTGATGCTCAGTCAATATGATGATGATTCAGTAGCTGCAGTCGGCGTTTCCAATCAGATTATGAGTGTCATCATTGTCATGTTCGGTTTTGTTGCCGCAGGAACGACCATTTTAATCGCACAAAACCTGGGCGCAAAAAAATATGAACGGGCGGGGATCATTGCCGTAGTATCCATTGTTGCCAATATCTTTTTGGGGCTGCTGTTAAGTATCGGTTTATTTCTCTTCGGTGAACAGATTCTTACATTAATGAATATTCCCGAAGAGTTAATCGACATTGCCCTGATTTACTTGCAGATTGTCGGTGGATTTGCCTTCGTTCAGGCTTTAATCATGACCTTGTCCGCCGTTATTAAAAGTCACGGCTTCACAAAAGACGCCATGTACGTGACGCTCGGGATGAACGTGTTAAACGTCATCGGTAATTATATCTTCATTTTTGGAGCATTCGGTGCCCCTGAACTCGGGGCTACCGGTGTAGCCATGAGTACTGCGTTCAGCCGCGCTCTCGGGACAGTTGTACTTTTTGCCGTCCTCTACAGGAGAGTCCAGGGAGACTTGCCTTGGAAAAAAACATTCAGCACATTCCCGAAACAGGAATTTGCCGATCTCTTCAGAATCGGGATTCCTGCTGCCGGCGAACAGCTGTCTTACAATGCCTCCCAAATGGTCATTACCTATTTTATTGCATCGATGGGTACGGTGGCTCTCACAACAAGGGTCTATACCATCAACATTGTCATGTTTGCCTTCCTGTTCTCCATTGCCATCGGCCAGGGGACGCAAATACTCGTAGGCCATATGATAGGAGAAAAGCGTTATGAGGATGCTTATCAGCGTGCGATGAAAAGCTTGGGGATCGGGGCGGGTGTCTCCGTCTTCGTTTCGTTTCTGTTCATGGTATTCAGTGATCAGCTGTTCAGTATCTTTACCGATAATCAGGACATCATTCAGCTTGGCGGAATACTTCTCATCATTACCGTCATTCTTGAACCCGGCAGGGCTGCAAATTTAATTATCATCAATACATTACGTGCTGCGGGAGACGTCAGATACCCGGTTTACATCGGGATTCTGTCAATGTGGGGAGTCGCTGTATTGGTGAGCTATATGGCAGGGATTTGGTTCGGACTGGGCCTGATCGGAATTTGGATTGCGATGACCCTCGATGAATGGCTGAGAGGTCTGCTGATGATCCGCAGATGGCGACAGGGGAAGTGGCGAAACATGTCTTTTGTGGACAGAAATGAACAGAAAGCAGACAACGAATAA
- a CDS encoding methyl-accepting chemotaxis protein — protein sequence MKVQLRRLFQRKDKSRRTNKMVRTLYGLIAVIVMVSLSAGAIILHYSSQVQEQSQSMEETSQFQDQYTELVMTIKQIGLLNYQLVTDGYSEDQINELDRLLTEADSHYISLVNDADEQGEIRHYLDFIEDSLTAYRQLYDDHFSTIYVGDEVERIRSRVVPVITRTEVSLANVDDRIQNQLTDNRENAAGNLEAALQTTNTMTIGAITVLLFVPLVSLILFATSFRNGFRHVLERINAYDNGDLSFEHSHERTDEFGHVDKRLGHMGDTLNKLFKVNEEVGAKVYELTDAADRMSHEQIRGMDHISASMTQFTKQTASQSEFVSSVSATTEQVSAGSQEIRSSIEQMNARMTQVNQVTENGRETMLSLQELVKRLIKEAETAKTDVGQMKEKLEHMSKFLEGIDGIADQTNLLAINASIEAAKAGKEGRSFAVVADEIRKLSQGTNDFSKQSAEVVKELNRDTDQVFQSFGSLTERMRETGERSEKTTELFTDIALSNRSASKDQADIEESIAQINEAIEEVVEAVTELADSAVELESRTKEVDQEVTVQQERQTLLNDQVRTITEESAKLKSGL from the coding sequence GTGAAAGTGCAATTGAGGCGGCTGTTTCAAAGGAAAGACAAAAGCAGGAGAACCAATAAAATGGTTCGCACACTCTATGGATTAATTGCGGTGATCGTCATGGTGTCGCTATCTGCAGGAGCGATCATTCTCCATTATTCATCGCAGGTTCAGGAACAGAGTCAGTCAATGGAAGAGACATCACAATTTCAGGATCAGTATACGGAACTTGTCATGACCATTAAACAAATTGGTCTATTGAATTACCAGCTTGTCACCGATGGCTATAGTGAAGACCAGATCAATGAACTGGATCGTTTACTCACTGAAGCGGACAGTCATTACATAAGTCTCGTAAATGATGCAGATGAACAGGGGGAAATCAGGCATTACCTGGATTTTATTGAAGACAGTTTGACAGCTTATCGTCAGCTTTATGATGATCATTTCTCCACGATTTATGTCGGAGATGAGGTTGAGCGGATACGCTCGAGGGTTGTTCCGGTGATTACCAGAACTGAAGTATCTCTCGCGAACGTTGATGATCGCATTCAGAATCAACTCACTGACAACAGGGAAAATGCTGCAGGAAATCTGGAGGCAGCTTTGCAGACAACAAATACAATGACAATAGGTGCGATTACTGTCCTGCTTTTTGTCCCATTAGTCTCACTCATCCTGTTTGCAACTTCATTCAGAAATGGATTCCGTCATGTGTTGGAACGAATTAATGCATACGACAATGGGGATCTCTCATTTGAACACTCACACGAAAGAACGGATGAATTCGGTCATGTGGATAAGAGGCTCGGGCACATGGGAGATACCCTGAATAAGCTGTTTAAAGTGAATGAAGAGGTTGGTGCGAAGGTATATGAACTGACGGATGCTGCTGATCGTATGTCTCATGAGCAAATTCGCGGGATGGATCATATTTCAGCTTCCATGACGCAATTTACAAAACAAACCGCGAGCCAATCGGAGTTTGTTTCGTCAGTCTCAGCGACAACAGAACAAGTATCGGCAGGTTCTCAGGAAATCCGTTCCTCGATTGAACAAATGAATGCCCGGATGACGCAGGTGAATCAGGTAACCGAAAACGGCAGGGAGACGATGCTGTCACTGCAGGAACTTGTGAAGAGGCTGATCAAAGAGGCGGAAACCGCCAAAACCGATGTAGGGCAGATGAAAGAGAAACTCGAACATATGTCAAAGTTCCTTGAAGGCATTGACGGGATCGCCGATCAGACGAATCTCCTTGCCATCAATGCATCCATTGAAGCGGCGAAAGCAGGGAAGGAAGGCAGAAGTTTTGCTGTGGTGGCTGATGAAATTCGAAAACTGTCGCAAGGTACGAATGATTTTTCCAAGCAGTCTGCAGAGGTCGTCAAGGAATTGAACCGTGATACTGATCAGGTGTTCCAATCTTTTGGTTCACTGACAGAACGGATGCGCGAGACCGGAGAACGTTCAGAAAAAACGACTGAACTGTTCACGGACATTGCACTGTCGAATCGTTCCGCATCGAAAGATCAGGCAGATATAGAAGAGTCGATTGCGCAGATCAATGAAGCGATTGAGGAAGTGGTAGAAGCCGTTACAGAACTTGCGGATTCGGCAGTGGAACTTGAATCAAGGACGAAAGAGGTGGATCAGGAAGTGACCGTTCAACAAGAGCGTCAGACGCTTCTCAACGATCAGGTCAGAACCATTACCGAAGAGAGTGCCAAATTAAAGTCAGGCCTCTGA
- a CDS encoding sugar ABC transporter substrate-binding protein yields the protein MFKSKPVLRSLTVVSALSLGLVACGNNDDGNNNEVAVNDPGNNNEVNEENHDDNNEGNANGDAEAPDKPESLAMWVNDEDAQLDAYEEIAANFEAEYDIEVDITPYSMLEQTEGMSLDGPAGQGPDLFFQPHDRMGDISRQGLALELDLTADQEARLAEYNEEAVTSFSYEGVQYGIPAVVETYALFRNTDLVPDAPETMDEMMDIARDLTGDGSYGFLMEATNFYFTYPFLTGPGGYVFAQDADGVYDPEDIGLASPGAVEGAETIASWFEEGLMPVGIDGDTMNGLFTDGQVGMVVTGPWSIPDYESALGDSLAISPLPEWEGERLSSFSGNKGWLVNYYSENPYWATELALFLTNAENSEIYFETAGELPAHSAVTIDDEFMSPIFEQTNYAEPMPNIPAMSQVWEPIGDALQFISQGDDPQEVLEEAVQQIQEQIAMTQ from the coding sequence ATGTTTAAAAGCAAGCCAGTTTTACGTTCACTCACAGTTGTATCTGCTTTATCGCTGGGACTCGTTGCCTGCGGAAACAATGATGACGGTAACAACAACGAAGTCGCTGTCAATGATCCGGGTAACAACAATGAAGTAAACGAAGAAAATCATGACGACAACAATGAAGGAAATGCCAATGGCGATGCAGAAGCGCCGGACAAGCCTGAATCACTCGCAATGTGGGTCAATGACGAGGATGCCCAGCTTGATGCGTATGAAGAAATTGCAGCAAACTTTGAAGCTGAATACGATATCGAAGTGGATATCACACCTTATTCCATGCTTGAACAGACAGAGGGTATGTCTCTGGATGGTCCTGCAGGCCAAGGTCCGGATCTATTCTTCCAGCCGCATGACAGAATGGGTGATATTTCAAGACAAGGTCTTGCTCTTGAACTTGATCTGACTGCTGATCAGGAAGCTCGATTGGCTGAATACAATGAAGAAGCTGTGACTTCTTTCAGTTACGAAGGCGTTCAGTACGGTATTCCGGCTGTTGTTGAAACATATGCATTGTTCCGCAACACAGATCTTGTTCCTGATGCTCCTGAAACGATGGACGAAATGATGGATATCGCAAGAGACCTGACTGGTGATGGCAGCTACGGTTTCCTTATGGAAGCAACAAACTTCTACTTCACTTATCCATTCCTGACTGGCCCTGGCGGTTATGTATTTGCTCAGGATGCTGATGGTGTCTACGATCCGGAGGATATTGGTCTTGCTTCTCCTGGGGCTGTTGAAGGTGCAGAAACGATTGCTTCATGGTTTGAGGAAGGATTAATGCCTGTTGGAATTGATGGTGACACGATGAATGGACTGTTCACTGATGGCCAGGTCGGCATGGTTGTAACAGGTCCATGGTCGATCCCTGACTATGAGAGTGCTCTTGGCGACAGTCTGGCAATTTCACCACTTCCGGAGTGGGAAGGTGAGCGCCTCAGTTCATTCTCAGGTAACAAGGGCTGGTTGGTAAACTATTACTCTGAGAATCCATACTGGGCGACTGAACTTGCGTTGTTCCTGACGAACGCTGAGAACTCTGAAATTTATTTTGAAACTGCCGGTGAGCTTCCAGCTCATTCTGCCGTCACAATTGATGATGAGTTCATGTCTCCGATCTTCGAACAAACTAATTATGCTGAACCAATGCCGAACATTCCAGCGATGTCTCAGGTTTGGGAACCAATTGGTGACGCGCTGCAATTTATCTCTCAAGGTGACGACCCACAGGAAGTCCTTGAAGAAGCCGTTCAACAAATTCAAGAACAGATTGCAATGACGCAATAA